The Accipiter gentilis chromosome 14, bAccGen1.1, whole genome shotgun sequence genome contains a region encoding:
- the GGT7 gene encoding glutathione hydrolase 7 isoform X1 has product MPSKTLPHGICHLRAGRSASGFISQWASSAGGSKKLKQSLSCHQSRWTSQGPLVCSPAAFQRPVCKLVLLRTPPNGAVTVGPSLKTDEWTEMEQNSDPDSFLKSARLQRLPSSSSEMGSQDVSPLQETSKDPFSGDCSCRQDGLTVIITACLTFATGVTVALIMQIYFGDPQIFHRGAVVTDAARCTALGIEVLNKQGSSVDAAIASALCAGIVNPHTSGIGGGGVMLVHDIRKNRSWVIDFREVAPLGIPLEGDLQKDTKPGLLVGVPGMIQGMHQAHELHGRLPWSKLLGLAAGVAHDGFNVTYDLAKAVSELKDLNYSDKFREIFLPDGQPLVPGMFVRRLDLAAVLELVGAEGVSAFYSGNLTQEIISEVHNYGGVLVEEDFSNYSVTVENPIHTVYQGHLVFSPPPPHVGPALITALNILEGFNITSQVSRGNILHWMAETLKIALSLASNLGDPSDDVSVTHAAEDMVSKSEANSLRQLINDSQSFSSDLRLPHFSVESGPAASQVLVMGPDDFIVAVVSSLNHPFGSGIITPSGVLLNSQMLDFSWQNKTMNHSIPRPQNLIQPRKRPLSFLLPTIVRPSEGMCGTYLCLGANNGDKALSSIIQVLVNVLTFNKNLSESLSLGRLHPQLQSNILQVDSEFPEEDIEFLVARGHQVDKVNVVSLVHGARRTNSFIIGLKDPRSVDAAGATVL; this is encoded by the exons ATGCCCAGCAAAACCCTGCCCCATGGCATTTGCCATCTCAGAGCTGGGCGTTCGGCAAGTGGCTTTATTTCACAGTGGGCCTCATCAGCTGGAGGAAGCAAGAAATTAAAGCAGAGCCTTTCCTGCCATCAGAGCAGGTGGACATCCCAAGGCCCCCTGGTTTGCAG tcctGCTGCATTTCAGAGACCTGTTTGCAAGTTGGTGCTGTTAAGAACCCCTCCAAATGGAGCAGTAACTGTGGGCCCGTCGCTGAAGACTGATGAGTGGACTGAAATGGAGcaaaattcag ACCCAGACTCCTTCCTGAAGTCTGCACGTCTCCAGCGCCTGCCCTCATCCTCATCAGAGATGGGAAGCCAGGACGTGTCTCCTCTCCAGGAGACCAGCAAGGACCCTTTTTCTGGAGACTGCAGCTGCCGGCAGGATGGGCTGACTGTCATCATCACCGCCTGTCTGACCTTTGCCACGGGGGTCACAGTGGCCCTGATCATGCAGATCTATTTTGGGGACCCTCAG ATCTTCCACCGCGGTGCTGTGGTCACGGATGCTGCCCGCTGCACGGCGCTGGGCATAGAGGTGCTCAACAAGCAGGGCTCCTCAGTAGATGCGGCCATAGCCTCAGCCCTCTGTGCGGGAATCGTCAACCCACACACATCAGGGATTGGCGG GGGTGGGGTGATGCTGGTCCACGACATTCGGAAGAACAGGAGCTGGGTGATCGACTTCCGCGAGGTGGCTCCCCTGggcatcccactggagggggacCTGCAAAAGGACACCAAG CCAGGTCTGCTCGTGGGCGTACCAGGCATGATACAAGGAATGCACCAAGCGCACGAGTTACACGGGAG ACTCCCATGGTCCAAGCTGCTGGGCCTCGCGGCCGGTGTTGCCCACGATGGGTTTAATGTCACATACGATTTGG CCAAAGCCGTAAGTGAACTGAAGGACCTGAACTACTCTGACAAATTTCGGGAGATCTTCCTGCCGGATGGCCAGCCCTTGGTGCCTGGCATGTTTGTCAGGCGCCTGGACCTCGCAGCTGTCCTGGAGCTGGTGGGGGCAGAAGGGGTGTCAGCTTTCTACAGTGGAAATTTGACCCAAGAGATAATCTCTGAG GTCCACAACTATGGAGGAGTCTTGGTGGAGGAAGACTTCAGCAATTACAGTGTCACAGTGGAGAATCCCATCCACACAGTCTATCAAG GTCATCTTGTTTTCAGTCCCCCACCTCCACATGTAGGTCCTGCACTGATCACAGCACTGAACATCCTTGAGGGCTTTAACATCACAAGTCAAGTATCCAGGGGGAATATCTTGCACTGGATGGCAGAG ACATTAAAAATAGCCCTGAGTCTAGCTAGCAACCTGGGAGACCCATCTGATGATGTGTCCGTCACTCACGCTGCAGAAGACATGGTGAG TAAATCAGAAGCTAATTCCCTGCGCCAGCTGATTAATGACTCCCAGTCCTTCTCGTCTGATCTCCGCCTGCCTCACTTCTCCGTGGAGAGTGGACCTGCTGCTAGCCAGGTGCTTGTCATGGGGCCCGATGACTTCATTGTTGCTGTTGTAAG ttctttgaaTCATCCCTTTGGCAGTGGAATAATAACACCCTCTGGAGTCCTCCTGAACAGCCAGATGTTGGACTTCTCctggcaaaataaaacaatgaacCATTCTATTCCCAGGCCG CAAAATCTCATTCAGCCTCGGAAACGACCCCTGTCTTTCCTGTTACCCACCATCGTGAGACCATCTGAGGGGATGTGCGGGACGTACCTATGTCTGGGAGCTAACAATGGGGACAAAGCCTTGAGCAGCATCATTCAG GTTTTGGTAAATGTTTTAACATTTAACAAGAATCTGAGTGAAAGTTTGTCACTTGGTCGACTTCACCCACAGCTTCAATCTAACATCTTGCAGGTTGACA GTGAGTTTCCTGAAGAAGATATTGAATTTCTTGTAGCCAGGGGCCATCAAGTGGATAAAGTCAACGTGGTCTCCCTAGTTCATGGGGCCAGAAGAACCAACAGTTTCATCATTGGCCTGAAGGACCCCAGGAGTGTGGATGCTGCCGGAGCCACAGTATTGTAG
- the GGT7 gene encoding glutathione hydrolase 7 isoform X3 — protein MGSQDVSPLQETSKDPFSGDCSCRQDGLTVIITACLTFATGVTVALIMQIYFGDPQIFHRGAVVTDAARCTALGIEVLNKQGSSVDAAIASALCAGIVNPHTSGIGGGGVMLVHDIRKNRSWVIDFREVAPLGIPLEGDLQKDTKPGLLVGVPGMIQGMHQAHELHGRLPWSKLLGLAAGVAHDGFNVTYDLAKAVSELKDLNYSDKFREIFLPDGQPLVPGMFVRRLDLAAVLELVGAEGVSAFYSGNLTQEIISEVHNYGGVLVEEDFSNYSVTVENPIHTVYQGHLVFSPPPPHVGPALITALNILEGFNITSQVSRGNILHWMAETLKIALSLASNLGDPSDDVSVTHAAEDMVSKSEANSLRQLINDSQSFSSDLRLPHFSVESGPAASQVLVMGPDDFIVAVVSSLNHPFGSGIITPSGVLLNSQMLDFSWQNKTMNHSIPRPQNLIQPRKRPLSFLLPTIVRPSEGMCGTYLCLGANNGDKALSSIIQVLVNVLTFNKNLSESLSLGRLHPQLQSNILQVDSEFPEEDIEFLVARGHQVDKVNVVSLVHGARRTNSFIIGLKDPRSVDAAGATVL, from the exons ATGGGAAGCCAGGACGTGTCTCCTCTCCAGGAGACCAGCAAGGACCCTTTTTCTGGAGACTGCAGCTGCCGGCAGGATGGGCTGACTGTCATCATCACCGCCTGTCTGACCTTTGCCACGGGGGTCACAGTGGCCCTGATCATGCAGATCTATTTTGGGGACCCTCAG ATCTTCCACCGCGGTGCTGTGGTCACGGATGCTGCCCGCTGCACGGCGCTGGGCATAGAGGTGCTCAACAAGCAGGGCTCCTCAGTAGATGCGGCCATAGCCTCAGCCCTCTGTGCGGGAATCGTCAACCCACACACATCAGGGATTGGCGG GGGTGGGGTGATGCTGGTCCACGACATTCGGAAGAACAGGAGCTGGGTGATCGACTTCCGCGAGGTGGCTCCCCTGggcatcccactggagggggacCTGCAAAAGGACACCAAG CCAGGTCTGCTCGTGGGCGTACCAGGCATGATACAAGGAATGCACCAAGCGCACGAGTTACACGGGAG ACTCCCATGGTCCAAGCTGCTGGGCCTCGCGGCCGGTGTTGCCCACGATGGGTTTAATGTCACATACGATTTGG CCAAAGCCGTAAGTGAACTGAAGGACCTGAACTACTCTGACAAATTTCGGGAGATCTTCCTGCCGGATGGCCAGCCCTTGGTGCCTGGCATGTTTGTCAGGCGCCTGGACCTCGCAGCTGTCCTGGAGCTGGTGGGGGCAGAAGGGGTGTCAGCTTTCTACAGTGGAAATTTGACCCAAGAGATAATCTCTGAG GTCCACAACTATGGAGGAGTCTTGGTGGAGGAAGACTTCAGCAATTACAGTGTCACAGTGGAGAATCCCATCCACACAGTCTATCAAG GTCATCTTGTTTTCAGTCCCCCACCTCCACATGTAGGTCCTGCACTGATCACAGCACTGAACATCCTTGAGGGCTTTAACATCACAAGTCAAGTATCCAGGGGGAATATCTTGCACTGGATGGCAGAG ACATTAAAAATAGCCCTGAGTCTAGCTAGCAACCTGGGAGACCCATCTGATGATGTGTCCGTCACTCACGCTGCAGAAGACATGGTGAG TAAATCAGAAGCTAATTCCCTGCGCCAGCTGATTAATGACTCCCAGTCCTTCTCGTCTGATCTCCGCCTGCCTCACTTCTCCGTGGAGAGTGGACCTGCTGCTAGCCAGGTGCTTGTCATGGGGCCCGATGACTTCATTGTTGCTGTTGTAAG ttctttgaaTCATCCCTTTGGCAGTGGAATAATAACACCCTCTGGAGTCCTCCTGAACAGCCAGATGTTGGACTTCTCctggcaaaataaaacaatgaacCATTCTATTCCCAGGCCG CAAAATCTCATTCAGCCTCGGAAACGACCCCTGTCTTTCCTGTTACCCACCATCGTGAGACCATCTGAGGGGATGTGCGGGACGTACCTATGTCTGGGAGCTAACAATGGGGACAAAGCCTTGAGCAGCATCATTCAG GTTTTGGTAAATGTTTTAACATTTAACAAGAATCTGAGTGAAAGTTTGTCACTTGGTCGACTTCACCCACAGCTTCAATCTAACATCTTGCAGGTTGACA GTGAGTTTCCTGAAGAAGATATTGAATTTCTTGTAGCCAGGGGCCATCAAGTGGATAAAGTCAACGTGGTCTCCCTAGTTCATGGGGCCAGAAGAACCAACAGTTTCATCATTGGCCTGAAGGACCCCAGGAGTGTGGATGCTGCCGGAGCCACAGTATTGTAG
- the GGT7 gene encoding glutathione hydrolase 7 isoform X2, with protein MAVPAEAGGGRQRTLAAGSPVDYMSITSFPRLPEEEAGSAAEGGLRSRKEEDAFLGEQDTDPDSFLKSARLQRLPSSSSEMGSQDVSPLQETSKDPFSGDCSCRQDGLTVIITACLTFATGVTVALIMQIYFGDPQIFHRGAVVTDAARCTALGIEVLNKQGSSVDAAIASALCAGIVNPHTSGIGGGGVMLVHDIRKNRSWVIDFREVAPLGIPLEGDLQKDTKPGLLVGVPGMIQGMHQAHELHGRLPWSKLLGLAAGVAHDGFNVTYDLAKAVSELKDLNYSDKFREIFLPDGQPLVPGMFVRRLDLAAVLELVGAEGVSAFYSGNLTQEIISEVHNYGGVLVEEDFSNYSVTVENPIHTVYQGHLVFSPPPPHVGPALITALNILEGFNITSQVSRGNILHWMAETLKIALSLASNLGDPSDDVSVTHAAEDMVSKSEANSLRQLINDSQSFSSDLRLPHFSVESGPAASQVLVMGPDDFIVAVVSSLNHPFGSGIITPSGVLLNSQMLDFSWQNKTMNHSIPRPQNLIQPRKRPLSFLLPTIVRPSEGMCGTYLCLGANNGDKALSSIIQVLVNVLTFNKNLSESLSLGRLHPQLQSNILQVDSEFPEEDIEFLVARGHQVDKVNVVSLVHGARRTNSFIIGLKDPRSVDAAGATVL; from the exons ACCCAGACTCCTTCCTGAAGTCTGCACGTCTCCAGCGCCTGCCCTCATCCTCATCAGAGATGGGAAGCCAGGACGTGTCTCCTCTCCAGGAGACCAGCAAGGACCCTTTTTCTGGAGACTGCAGCTGCCGGCAGGATGGGCTGACTGTCATCATCACCGCCTGTCTGACCTTTGCCACGGGGGTCACAGTGGCCCTGATCATGCAGATCTATTTTGGGGACCCTCAG ATCTTCCACCGCGGTGCTGTGGTCACGGATGCTGCCCGCTGCACGGCGCTGGGCATAGAGGTGCTCAACAAGCAGGGCTCCTCAGTAGATGCGGCCATAGCCTCAGCCCTCTGTGCGGGAATCGTCAACCCACACACATCAGGGATTGGCGG GGGTGGGGTGATGCTGGTCCACGACATTCGGAAGAACAGGAGCTGGGTGATCGACTTCCGCGAGGTGGCTCCCCTGggcatcccactggagggggacCTGCAAAAGGACACCAAG CCAGGTCTGCTCGTGGGCGTACCAGGCATGATACAAGGAATGCACCAAGCGCACGAGTTACACGGGAG ACTCCCATGGTCCAAGCTGCTGGGCCTCGCGGCCGGTGTTGCCCACGATGGGTTTAATGTCACATACGATTTGG CCAAAGCCGTAAGTGAACTGAAGGACCTGAACTACTCTGACAAATTTCGGGAGATCTTCCTGCCGGATGGCCAGCCCTTGGTGCCTGGCATGTTTGTCAGGCGCCTGGACCTCGCAGCTGTCCTGGAGCTGGTGGGGGCAGAAGGGGTGTCAGCTTTCTACAGTGGAAATTTGACCCAAGAGATAATCTCTGAG GTCCACAACTATGGAGGAGTCTTGGTGGAGGAAGACTTCAGCAATTACAGTGTCACAGTGGAGAATCCCATCCACACAGTCTATCAAG GTCATCTTGTTTTCAGTCCCCCACCTCCACATGTAGGTCCTGCACTGATCACAGCACTGAACATCCTTGAGGGCTTTAACATCACAAGTCAAGTATCCAGGGGGAATATCTTGCACTGGATGGCAGAG ACATTAAAAATAGCCCTGAGTCTAGCTAGCAACCTGGGAGACCCATCTGATGATGTGTCCGTCACTCACGCTGCAGAAGACATGGTGAG TAAATCAGAAGCTAATTCCCTGCGCCAGCTGATTAATGACTCCCAGTCCTTCTCGTCTGATCTCCGCCTGCCTCACTTCTCCGTGGAGAGTGGACCTGCTGCTAGCCAGGTGCTTGTCATGGGGCCCGATGACTTCATTGTTGCTGTTGTAAG ttctttgaaTCATCCCTTTGGCAGTGGAATAATAACACCCTCTGGAGTCCTCCTGAACAGCCAGATGTTGGACTTCTCctggcaaaataaaacaatgaacCATTCTATTCCCAGGCCG CAAAATCTCATTCAGCCTCGGAAACGACCCCTGTCTTTCCTGTTACCCACCATCGTGAGACCATCTGAGGGGATGTGCGGGACGTACCTATGTCTGGGAGCTAACAATGGGGACAAAGCCTTGAGCAGCATCATTCAG GTTTTGGTAAATGTTTTAACATTTAACAAGAATCTGAGTGAAAGTTTGTCACTTGGTCGACTTCACCCACAGCTTCAATCTAACATCTTGCAGGTTGACA GTGAGTTTCCTGAAGAAGATATTGAATTTCTTGTAGCCAGGGGCCATCAAGTGGATAAAGTCAACGTGGTCTCCCTAGTTCATGGGGCCAGAAGAACCAACAGTTTCATCATTGGCCTGAAGGACCCCAGGAGTGTGGATGCTGCCGGAGCCACAGTATTGTAG